One Mus musculus strain C57BL/6J chromosome Y, GRCm38.p6 C57BL/6J DNA segment encodes these proteins:
- the Gm20897 gene encoding X-linked lymphocyte-regulated protein PM1 isoform X2, giving the protein MRRMALKKLKVIPKEGYLLLLDFDDEDDDIKVSEEALSEVKSPAFDKNENISPQAEADEDMGDEVDSMLDKSEDDIYKTLHIKRKWMETYVKESFKGSNQKLERFCKTNERERKNINNKFCEQYITTFQKSDMDVQKFNEEKEKSVNSCQKEQQALKLSKCSQNQTLEAVKEMHEKSMEVLMNLGTKN; this is encoded by the exons atgagaagaatggctcttaagaaattgaaggtgataccaaaggaaggttacttattacttttggactttgatgatgaggacgatgacataaaagtttcagaggaggctctttcggaag taaagagcccagcatttgataaaaatgagaatatatcgcctcaagcagaagcagatgaagatatggg agatgaagtagacagtatgttggataaatctgaag atgacatttataagacgcttcacataaagagaaaatggatggaaacttatgtcaaagaatctttcaaaggcagcaaccagaaattagaaagattttgcaaaacgaacgaacgagagag gaagaacatcaacaacaaattttgtgagcagtatataactacatttcagaagtctgatatggatgtacagaaattcaatgaagaaaaagaaaaatcagtg aatagttgtcaaaaagaacaacaagcattgaaactgtccaaatgtagtcagaaccagaccctggaagcagttaaagaaatgcatgagaagtccatggag gttttgatgaacttggggaccaagaactaa
- the Gm20897 gene encoding X-linked lymphocyte-regulated protein PM1 isoform X1: MRRMALKKLKVIPKEGYLLLLDFDDEDDDIKVSEEALSEVKSPAFDKNENISPQAEADEDMGDEVDSMLDKSEVNNPAIGKDENISPQVKGDEDMGHEVGSMLDKSGDDIYKTLHIKRKWMETYVKESFKGSNQKLERFCKTNERERKNINNKFCEQYITTFQKSDMDVQKFNEEKEKSVNSCQKEQQALKLSKCSQNQTLEAVKEMHEKSMEVLMNLGTKN, from the exons atgagaagaatggctcttaagaaattgaaggtgataccaaaggaaggttacttattacttttggactttgatgatgaggacgatgacataaaagtttcagaggaggctctttcggaag taaagagcccagcatttgataaaaatgagaatatatcgcctcaagcagaagcagatgaagatatggg agatgaagtagacagtatgttggataaatctgaag taaataatccagcaattggtaaagatgaaaatatatcgcctcaagtaaaaggagatgaagacatggg acatgaagtaggcagtatgttggataaatctggag atgacatttataagacgcttcacataaagagaaaatggatggaaacttatgtcaaagaatctttcaaaggcagcaaccagaaattagaaagattttgcaaaacgaacgaacgagagag gaagaacatcaacaacaaattttgtgagcagtatataactacatttcagaagtctgatatggatgtacagaaattcaatgaagaaaaagaaaaatcagtg aatagttgtcaaaaagaacaacaagcattgaaactgtccaaatgtagtcagaaccagaccctggaagcagttaaagaaatgcatgagaagtccatggag gttttgatgaacttggggaccaagaactaa